Part of the Clostridiales bacterium genome is shown below.
TGAGGTATACCAACTTTGACGGACACAGCTTCGTGATTATATAATAAAATCATGGAGGGGGACAGAAAATGGGAAGTAATAAGCAAAAGAGATACGATGAAGAATTTAAAGCAAGTGCCGTTAAAATGATAACCGAAAAGGGTAGAAAAATAAGTGAAGTTGCCAGGAGTTTAGATGTATCTGAGCCAGCATTAAGAAGGTGGCTAAATGCAGCTAAAGAGCCTGCTGACAATGAAGATTCAAGGATCAAGGAACTAGAGCAAGAAATTAGGAAGCTAAAAAATGAAAATGATGATCTAAAGGATACGGTAGACGTCCTAAAAAAATCAATCGCCATTTTTGTATAGATACAGAAAAAGTGCCTGTTAATGAAAAATACGAATGCATAGAGGCTAATAGTTCCGAGTGTTCTGTTGAGAAAATGTGCGAGATATTAAATGTATCTCGGAGTGGGTATTACAGCTGGGTCAAAAGGCCAGAATCCAATCGTAATATCAAAAATAAGCGCATTCTTGAAATACTTGAAAAAGCTCATAAAAAGGATGCAATGGCTGGCCTTGATTCATTGTGGCATGATGTATTAGAAAAAATACAATGCTGCAGGGGTACGGTTTACCGTATTATGAAAGAAAATGGAATCAGGTCAAAGCGCAAGCCAAAATGGAAGCAAACAACAAATTCTAAACATGATTTACCTATAGCTCCTAATTTATTAAACCAGAATTTTGATATTAAAACCCCAAATACAGTATGGGTTGGGGATATTACATATAATTGGACTGAAGAAGGCTGGCTATACACAGCCATAGTAAAGGATTTATGCACCAAAGATATTGTTGGTTATGCAATGAGCGACCATATAACCAAAGAATTAGCAATAAAAGCAATGGAAATGGCAATAAAACTTGAAAATCCGGGGCCAGGATTAATATACCATTCAGACCGAGGAAGTCAATATTGCTCAAATGATTATCAGTCATTACTCAAAAGCAATGGGATCATCCCTAGCATGAGTCGTAAAGGGAATCCATATGACAATGCAGTAGCTGAAAATTTCTTTAGCAACATGAAATGTGAATGCACTAACTTTTATCATTTTAAAACAAGAGCAGAGGCAAAGCAAGTTATATTTGAGTACATAGAAGTATATTATAATCGCCAGAGAAGACATTCTGGATGCGGTTGGCTTCCGCCAAAGAAGTACAAGCATATGCTATTACTATCTGCAAAAGAAGCTGCATAAAACTGTTTTGAACTATATCAAAAGTAGTTTTGAATATAGTCTGGTTAATGCAATTATGCCATGTTAAATTTTTACATAATATCAAATAATATCAACCGTATTGAAATCATATGAAATCAAGAGATATTATCACGAAACCGTGTCTATTTTACGCGGAAGGGCTGCAGTCACTTTATTATCACGAAATTCGAGCAGCCCGTGAATATTCCGATCAGGTGAAATGATTGCCGGAACGCAATCGTTGCTATCCATCCACGTGTCATTCTGAATTTTTTCAAGTGAGCCATAATATCTCAACCAGGTTCCCTGCCGAGTGATTCCAATCAATATGGTTTCATACTTATTTGGATTTAGGTTTGTTATTACAGAATAGGCGGATTGGAGAGAAACCTCATACTCTGTAGAACATCCGCCGAATAAAACGGCAACTCTTTTTCTTTTCATACGTTCACCCCTTTTCTTCTGCGATAGAGTCTCTTCCGGAATCAAATACCCAATTTCACATACATCTGTATAAAGAATATTTTCTGAGATAACTTGTTCAGATTTAATGTCTACCTTTTGCTGACAGACAGAAACCTGTTCAAAGGTTTTACCTCCTTTTTTGAAAAAACTTTTGTCACGATTAATAACCTCGTAACGTTGTCCTACAGCCTTATCCACAAAAATACGGCCATAAACATAATCTCCATCGATGGATATTTCAACTTGGAAGGTAAAACCAGTGTTGTTTTTGACCTTTAGATCCAGCCACCCTTCGTTGACTGTAGCGTCTACACCATCCGGCTCATCCTCATCAGGGGAAGGAAAATCCTTAATCTGATGAGGATGCCGTTCTACAATAGTGAGGGGGGTATGCAGGAACAGCCAGAATAGCAAATTGCTGAGATGACACAAACCGCCTCCCGGAACCGTGACCAATTCGCCATTCACCACACACAGACCGTCCTTGTACCGTTCATCTTTCTCGGCATATCTCACGAGCTGCCAGAATGAAAATGTTTCACCAGGGCGGATCAATATGCCGTTTACAGGCTCTGCGGCAAGGCGTAAATTAAACACCTTGTTTTCCTGATATTTCATGTCAAAACCTGTGTTTTCATTTAAAAGCATTGATTTGGCTTCATATATGCAAAAAGGCAGAATCTTCGAATCCTTTGTTTTCGCATAGCGATTTTGGTCAAAGTACATCTTGGCATAGAAGATTATTTTTCTTTGTGCCCTGCGGACCGGCAGTAAGAATGGAAACAATTGAGTAATTCTTTTTCTTCTCATATTCAGGACCCCCTTTCAGTAATATAAAAACCTGTCCGATTCGATAATTCCATCTTATCGAAATCAGACAGGCGGTATTGGAATTTCAGCTTATCAAAATCTTAAGAAGTGCTTACGAAGTATTTATTCTTTTCTTAAACTGTTGTACACTGCCAATGCATCGGGTGCTTATTCGCAGTCGGATAAATTTTATCTTCACTATTTCTCTGCATTAAAATAGCATGATCCTTTAATTCGTACCATAAAAAACAACCCCTTATTCTGTGCTGATATTATTCAGCCACAGAGCAAGGAGCAATATTAGAATTCCAGATTATAGACTTCTTAAAATTTTCTTATTTTCCAACAAAATTGGATATATTACTATAAAGGCTTACGTCAGCTTTGAGCTTAGGATGCCTTATTTACAAGGGCATTACTGTGAAGTCCGCTGAATTTACGGCACATTCAAATGTGGTGGAGACGAAGAGGCTCGAACTCTCGACCCCCACAATGCCATTGTGGTGCTCTCCCAAACTGAGCTACGTCCCCACATTTAGTGCTATAAAAACAAATGGTGGGGCGTACAGGACTCGAACCTGTGACTTTCACCACGTCAAGATGACACTCTGCCAGCTGAGTTAACGCCCCATAAAACTTTTCCGATAATCAAGCATATTTACGAAAAGTACAAATTATTTATATAAATATTTTATACAAAATCATGATAAAAAGCAATATATAAAAACAGGTAAAATTCGATTCGTAATATGAGCTCTATGTTATTTTGAACACTCATTCGTCGCTCAAAATAACATAATCCTATTTATGCCTGATTTCAAATTGCGAATTGGAGAGCAGGTAAAATTCGCCTCTACAACACATAGTTTTTTAAAGTATGATAATAATATTTATTGATAATATAAATGTTACCGGATAGGATGGTGAAGATCATGGCTAAAAAAAAATCCAAACGCAACATTTCGAAGCCTGTAGAAAAGCACGAAACAGCAGCATGGGCTGATATAGAAAAAGTAAAACCCGTCACAAATGTTTCCATGCCGAGTGAATCGAGCGTAAGGGACGCTAAAGATCACGTAGATTCAAACGAAAAGTAGGCGATAGCAAAAAAGCCGGAAAATGATGAATTCATTCTCAGGCTTTTTGTTTTAAAAAAGCTATCTATTCAATTCTCGATAGTTTATATTGTCTCTTACTTCCGTTCTGAAAGTTCCTTGTATTTTTCATATCTTTCCTTTGCATTATTCTCTGCAAGATTATACATCTCTTCCGCCCTGTCGGGGAACAGTTTCATGAGAGATGTATATCTTACCTCGCCGTTTAAGAAATCTCTAAAAGGAGCTTTTGGTTCTTTCGAGTCGAGTATAAACGGATTTTTGCCTTCCCTCTTTAGCTCCGGGTTATATCTGTAAAGCTGCCAGTATCCTGTTTCCACAGCCTTTTTCTCTTCCATTATGCTTGTTCCCATGCCGCTTCTTATGCCGTGGTTTATGCATGGAGAATAAGCAATTATAAGCGATGGCCCATGATACCCTTCAGCTTCCGAAATCGCCCTTATGGTCTGGGCCATATTGGCGCCAATGGCTATCTGAGCGACATATACATAGCCATAGCTCATCGCCATAAGCCCTAAATCCTTTTTCTTGGACTTCTTTCCCGCCGATGCAAATTTCGCTACTGCGGCTGTCGGCGTAGCCTTTGATGATTGGCCGCCTGTATTGGAATAAACTTCCGTATCCATCACAAGTATATTCACATCGTCGCCCGATGCCATAACATGGTCCAGTCCGCCATAACCTATATCATACGCCCAGCCGTCCCCGCCGAGCATCCACTGTGATTTTTTAATAAGATATTGTTTTTTTTCAAGTATTTCCTTGATAATCTTATTTCCCGAATAATTGTGTCCTTTCAATGCATCCAAGATCTTCTGTGCAGCCGATTTTGATAATGCGGCATCATCCATTCCGGACAGCCATTCCCTGAATGCATCCTTTATCATGTCATTAAACGACGCCTGTTGTATCCCTTCTCTCATGAGATCTGCCAGCCTCTCCCTCATCTGCCTTACGCCGAGAAACATACCATACCCGTATTCGGCATTGTCTTCAAATAGCGAATTCCCCCATGCCGGCCCCTTCCCCTGGGCATTCACGGTGTAAGGTATCGAAGGGGCACTTGCGCTGTATATAGATGAGCATCCGGTGGCGTTTGCAATCATCATACGTTCTCCAAAAAGCTGCGTCAAAAGCCTTACATATGGAGTTTCGCCGCATCCCGGGCAAGCACCGTTAAACTCAAATAATGGTTTTACAAACTGGCTGCCCTTTAAAGTATTTCTGTCCATCAAATCCTCCTTGGATTTCACGGTTACGGCATATTCCCAATTTTCAGCCTGCGCTTCGATCTGCTGCTCCGCCGGTCTCATTATCAAGGCTTTACCCGGCGCAGGACATATATCGGCGCAATTTCCGCAGCCTGTGCAGTCTAAAGGGCTCACCTGTATCCTGAACGCAAGACTTTCAAGCCCCTTGCCCGTGGCATTTTTTGCTAAAAATGTTGCAGGAGCATTTTTCATTTCTTCTTCATCCATCAGGAATGGCCTTATGGTGGCATGAGGGCATATATACGAACACTGGTTGCACTGTATGCACTTATCGATCTGCCATTCGGGGATCATGATGGCAATTCCGCGCTTTTCATATGCTGCTGTTCCGAGGGGAAATCTTCCATCCTCCATACCCTTAAATGCGCCGACGGGAAGATCGTCTCCCTCCATTTTTGCCATAGGTTTCTGTATCTTCCGGACAAACTCAGGTTCATCCTCCGGTACATTAACCTTGCTTTCCGCCTTGGTCCATGTGTATGGCACATTAACCTTTACCAAGGCATTCAAGCCCTGGTCAACGGCCATTTTATTCATGTTGACGATTTTCTCTCCCTTTCTTCCGTAAAGCTCCTCAATGGATTCCTTAAGATATTTTACCGCATCGTCAACAGGTATTATATTGGCAAGTTTAAAGAAAGCCGCCTGCATTATCATGTTTATTCTGTTGCCGAGGCCGATCTGCCCCGCAATACCTATCGCGTCTATAATATAGAAGTCTATATTGTTAAGCGCAATATATCTTTTTATCGATGCAGGCAGTTTGCCGTCAAGCTCTTCTGCCTTCCACGGACAATTGAGCACAAATTTCCCGTTCTTTTTAAGACCCTTCAATATGTCGTAATTGTATATGAAAGATTTGTTATGGCATGCTATATAATCCGCATTATGGACAAGATAAGAGGACCTTATGGGATTTTTGCCAAACCTCAAGTGAGAGACCGTCGTTCCTCCCGATTTTTTGCTGTCATATGAGAAATATCCCTGAGCATATAAATTTGTTTTGTCTCCGATGATTTTTATCGCCGATTTATTGGCCCCGACAGTTCCGTCCGAGCCGAGCCCCCAGAATTTGCAGCTTATAGTCCCCTGAGGCGCGGTATCTATCATTTCCCCTTCTTTTAAAGATGTTTTCGATATATCATCATTTATACCGATTGTAAATCCATTTTTAGGGTACACCTGTTTTAAATTGTCAAACACAGATATTATATGCGACGGTCTTGTATCCTTTGAACCCAGGCCATACCTTCCGCCGACTATCACAGGCTTCATACCGCTATTATACAGAGTTTCCACCACATCGAGGTATAAAGGTTCGCCCGATGCCCCTGGCTCCTTGGTCCTGTCAAGTACGGCTATTTTTTTAACGGTCCTTGGCAATACATCCATAAAATATTTTTGTGAGAAAGGCCTGTATAAATGCACAATTACACATCCGACCTTCTCGCCTTTCTTTGTGAGGTAATCCACCGTCTCTTCTATGGTCTCGCAGACCGAACCCATTGCAACAATTACATACTCCGCATCATTGGAACCATAATAATTGAAAGGATGATACTCCCTGCCCGTAATCCTTTTTATCTCCTTCATGTAATCATTGACAATATCGGGAGTCCTCTCAAAAAATGGATTTTGAGCCTCTCTTCCCTGGAAATATACATCAGGATTCTGGGCCGTTCCCCTGACCATCGGGTGTTCTGGATTTAAAGCCCTTTCCCTGAAATCCCTTATTGCATCAAAATCAACAAGCTTTTTGATATCTTCATAGTCGATTACTTCTATCTTCTGATATTCGTGGGATGTCCTGAAGCCATCAAAGAAATGTATGAAAGGCAACCTGGCTTTAATTGCCGACAAATGTACAACTGTCTCTAAATCCATAACCTCCTGTACGCTTGACGAAACGAGCATAGGCGCTCCCGTCTGCCTGCATGCCATGACATCCTGATGGTCTCCGAATATCGAAAGTGCATGGGTGGCAATGGCACGTGCGCTTACGTTTAAAACTCCGGGAAGCAGCTCTCCGACCATTTTATAAATATTAGGTATCATAAGCAAAAGGCCCTGTGAAGCTGTGAATGTAGTCGTAAGTGCACCTGCGGCAAGGGAGCCGTGCATTGCGCCTGCAGCACCTGCTTCGGACTGCATCTCAACAACTTTTACGGGCTGTCCAAAAATATTTTTTCTGCCCTTTGAAGCCCATTCGTCTACTTCTTCAGCCATGGGAGACGAAGGTGTTATGGGGTATATGACCGAAACGTCCGTCAAGGCATATGAAACATACGCTGCAGCGCCATTTCCGTCCATTGTTTTCATTTTATCTGGCATGATAATTCCTCCTGTGATGTTATTTTTACTGAATATAAATTTTAGCTAACCATAGTATTTGAAATTAATGAATTATCATGCATAGAAATGGGCAATTAACAACTCTTTACCATTAAAATTTTAACCGCCGTTCGTCCTTATTCCTCCAGCTCTTCCTTCTTTTTATCCGGAAAATATTTCTGGAATACGCGGTTTATTATATAATATGAAACGAGAGCATACGAGCTTACAAATATCAATATGAATAACCCCGGCACCTTGGAAAATAAATAGTATATTGCGACCAGCGATGCGACGCAGGTTATCGTACTGAAAATATGCTTGTTCCCTAAAAAGAACGACATTTTAAATATATTGCGGATGGTCATATTATATCTTGAAAGCAGTGGAAATACATACACGGATATTATTAAAAGCTCGATCAAAACGGCAATCTGCATTGGATAAATAAACTTTGCCATATTACCCATTAAGCTCACATTTCTTATGTTCACATACAGCACAAAAAATACAGCAACCATTATCAGCCATATAAAAGTACCCTGCTTAAAGTTCATTTTGAAACTTTTCCAGTAGTCCTTGAACGTGCTTATATCCTCATCTCTTACGACTTTGCCCATCACATAAAACAATGCGGTTGTCGATGCACCTATCGTAAATAACGGAATGCTGAATATGACCCATAAAAAATTCGTTACCATCAAGTAATATACGATCATTCCAAATTTATAAAACGGGCCATCTATCCTGAAAAAACCACTCATTGCAAATCCTCCTATAGTTTTGTCTTATAGCTTTATAATACAGCATCGATATTTTTACCCTGGCTTGAATTCTTTTCCCTCTGTATTATAAACCGTTATCTTTATTATATATAATTATAGATGCTTGTTTCAACAAAATATTCGAAAAATTTTCATGCAATATGAACCTATATTTTTTGAAACATCAGCCACCGCCACAAGGTATATAAAGGTTATTTGAAGAATATTATGGAAAGAGCAATTAGCAGGAAGTCCTTAGTGTCTGTTAACTTTAGGTGCAGGATAAAGAAAAACAGCCTTATGCAGGCTGTTCTTCTTTATCCTTCTTTTCCTTTTCTTCTTTTTCCTTTAATGTCTTCTCCCAGAGCTTATCCGCCGTAGGTTTCCACCTTTTAGCCGCAGGCATCGTCTTCTCCACGAGATCATCCACCGATTCCTCATCGACAAGCTGAGTTGAATGTGCTCCG
Proteins encoded:
- a CDS encoding transposase, producing MGSNKQKRYDEEFKASAVKMITEKGRKISEVARSLDVSEPALRRWLNAAKEPADNEDSRIKELEQEIRKLKNENDDLKDTVDVLKKSIAIFV
- a CDS encoding IS3 family transposase codes for the protein MPVNEKYECIEANSSECSVEKMCEILNVSRSGYYSWVKRPESNRNIKNKRILEILEKAHKKDAMAGLDSLWHDVLEKIQCCRGTVYRIMKENGIRSKRKPKWKQTTNSKHDLPIAPNLLNQNFDIKTPNTVWVGDITYNWTEEGWLYTAIVKDLCTKDIVGYAMSDHITKELAIKAMEMAIKLENPGPGLIYHSDRGSQYCSNDYQSLLKSNGIIPSMSRKGNPYDNAVAENFFSNMKCECTNFYHFKTRAEAKQVIFEYIEVYYNRQRRHSGCGWLPPKKYKHMLLLSAKEAA
- a CDS encoding DUF3787 domain-containing protein, which gives rise to MAKKKSKRNISKPVEKHETAAWADIEKVKPVTNVSMPSESSVRDAKDHVDSNEK
- the nifJ gene encoding pyruvate:ferredoxin (flavodoxin) oxidoreductase, with amino-acid sequence MPDKMKTMDGNGAAAYVSYALTDVSVIYPITPSSPMAEEVDEWASKGRKNIFGQPVKVVEMQSEAGAAGAMHGSLAAGALTTTFTASQGLLLMIPNIYKMVGELLPGVLNVSARAIATHALSIFGDHQDVMACRQTGAPMLVSSSVQEVMDLETVVHLSAIKARLPFIHFFDGFRTSHEYQKIEVIDYEDIKKLVDFDAIRDFRERALNPEHPMVRGTAQNPDVYFQGREAQNPFFERTPDIVNDYMKEIKRITGREYHPFNYYGSNDAEYVIVAMGSVCETIEETVDYLTKKGEKVGCVIVHLYRPFSQKYFMDVLPRTVKKIAVLDRTKEPGASGEPLYLDVVETLYNSGMKPVIVGGRYGLGSKDTRPSHIISVFDNLKQVYPKNGFTIGINDDISKTSLKEGEMIDTAPQGTISCKFWGLGSDGTVGANKSAIKIIGDKTNLYAQGYFSYDSKKSGGTTVSHLRFGKNPIRSSYLVHNADYIACHNKSFIYNYDILKGLKKNGKFVLNCPWKAEELDGKLPASIKRYIALNNIDFYIIDAIGIAGQIGLGNRINMIMQAAFFKLANIIPVDDAVKYLKESIEELYGRKGEKIVNMNKMAVDQGLNALVKVNVPYTWTKAESKVNVPEDEPEFVRKIQKPMAKMEGDDLPVGAFKGMEDGRFPLGTAAYEKRGIAIMIPEWQIDKCIQCNQCSYICPHATIRPFLMDEEEMKNAPATFLAKNATGKGLESLAFRIQVSPLDCTGCGNCADICPAPGKALIMRPAEQQIEAQAENWEYAVTVKSKEDLMDRNTLKGSQFVKPLFEFNGACPGCGETPYVRLLTQLFGERMMIANATGCSSIYSASAPSIPYTVNAQGKGPAWGNSLFEDNAEYGYGMFLGVRQMRERLADLMREGIQQASFNDMIKDAFREWLSGMDDAALSKSAAQKILDALKGHNYSGNKIIKEILEKKQYLIKKSQWMLGGDGWAYDIGYGGLDHVMASGDDVNILVMDTEVYSNTGGQSSKATPTAAVAKFASAGKKSKKKDLGLMAMSYGYVYVAQIAIGANMAQTIRAISEAEGYHGPSLIIAYSPCINHGIRSGMGTSIMEEKKAVETGYWQLYRYNPELKREGKNPFILDSKEPKAPFRDFLNGEVRYTSLMKLFPDRAEEMYNLAENNAKERYEKYKELSERK
- a CDS encoding DUF624 domain-containing protein encodes the protein MSGFFRIDGPFYKFGMIVYYLMVTNFLWVIFSIPLFTIGASTTALFYVMGKVVRDEDISTFKDYWKSFKMNFKQGTFIWLIMVAVFFVLYVNIRNVSLMGNMAKFIYPMQIAVLIELLIISVYVFPLLSRYNMTIRNIFKMSFFLGNKHIFSTITCVASLVAIYYLFSKVPGLFILIFVSSYALVSYYIINRVFQKYFPDKKKEELEE